In Methanothermococcus thermolithotrophicus DSM 2095, one DNA window encodes the following:
- a CDS encoding MnmC family methyltransferase encodes MLPDKRGLKIINEYMSSGLNLEEVKQNPYGFCSVSERKRGKLKTEGFRSSLTSFAPIKKKLISELEKLDLLVKTEDGTYTLRSEHGEELMHSRVGALTESVEKFVIPSNLENMSHPKILDLCSGMGYNAVAALHFNKDCEIDMVEISEETLFLSLCLDIPYKEHELVKECINNYFLNKNENEKKINLHVGDARKIIKNMDKKYNIVFHDAFSPQRDAVLYTVDFLKEIYKRMDDNGVLISYSSSIPFRSALVECGFVISEGPSVGRKRGATVAYKNPPSDKDIKRISEIDERLIALSTVGVPYRDKELNLNHEEIIKNREIEREELKEKLVSVGKYISTKKIKKGDIPNEFLEVQKLGLNSSEIIRKMRSMLLRKPTPLKIEANFFEIC; translated from the coding sequence ATGTTGCCTGATAAAAGAGGTTTAAAAATAATCAACGAATACATGAGCTCAGGACTAAACTTAGAAGAAGTTAAACAAAATCCTTACGGATTTTGTAGCGTTTCCGAGCGAAAGCGAGGAAAACTTAAAACCGAAGGTTTTAGGTCTTCGCTCACTTCGTTCGCTCCGATTAAAAAAAAGTTAATATCAGAGCTGGAGAAACTGGATCTATTGGTTAAAACTGAAGACGGAACCTATACCCTAAGGTCGGAACATGGGGAAGAACTTATGCATTCAAGGGTGGGAGCTCTGACCGAAAGTGTTGAAAAATTTGTTATTCCTTCAAATTTAGAGAACATGTCACATCCAAAGATTTTAGACCTCTGTAGTGGCATGGGTTACAATGCAGTAGCTGCACTCCATTTTAATAAAGACTGTGAAATCGACATGGTGGAAATCAGTGAAGAAACCCTTTTTCTTTCCCTATGTTTGGATATTCCATATAAAGAACATGAATTAGTAAAAGAGTGCATAAATAACTATTTTTTGAACAAAAACGAAAATGAAAAAAAGATAAATTTACACGTTGGGGATGCAAGAAAGATTATTAAAAACATGGATAAAAAATACAATATAGTGTTTCATGATGCATTTTCTCCACAAAGGGACGCTGTTTTATACACAGTTGATTTTTTAAAGGAGATTTATAAAAGGATGGATGATAACGGAGTTTTAATATCATACTCTTCATCAATACCTTTTAGAAGTGCATTGGTAGAATGTGGTTTTGTTATATCCGAAGGTCCAAGTGTTGGTAGGAAGAGGGGAGCTACGGTAGCATACAAAAATCCACCATCAGATAAAGATATAAAAAGAATTTCGGAAATAGATGAACGGCTAATAGCACTTTCAACAGTTGGAGTTCCATATCGAGATAAAGAGTTAAATCTGAATCATGAGGAAATAATAAAAAATCGAGAGATTGAAAGGGAAGAATTAAAAGAAAAATTAGTGAGTGTGGGAAAATACATCTCAACTAAGAAAATAAAAAAAGGAGATATCCCTAATGAGTTTTTAGAAGTTCAAAAATTGGGTTTAAATTCTTCTGAAATAATTAGAAAAATGAGAAGTATGTTATTGCGAAAACCAACCCCTTTAAAAATCGAAGCAAATTTCTTTGAAATTTGCTGA